In Rhodothermales bacterium, the genomic window CGGTTCGAGCGGCGCGCCGCGGTCGCCGTGGACGCAGCACGCGCCGAGGCACCGGCCGAGGTGGCAGGCGAACGGCGCGTCGAGGACGGCGTCGGAGACGAGTATTTCGTTGATAGCAAACATAGTACCAATAGACTACGGTCTGAGCCCGACCGTGTCAATGGTATCGGGGAGAGGGCCGGGGTTTTTAAACAGAATCGGGCTGTAAATGTTAGCGTTCATCATTTTGTGCTTCGGGGCATGTGAGGAGGTCAGAATCGCCGCTCCGTCATTTCACGGACGCCTCGCCAATTCCGCACACGCCACCACGGATTCGGGACCGCGCCGGCCTCCCGTGACGCGGGGCTGTCAGCCGACGGACGTACTTTGAGCCGTTCACGCCGCCGCCGCCAGCCCCGCCTCGACCATGAAGGACCGTTCCGTCGTTTCCGCTCAACCTGCGCGGGCGGAGGAGGACTTCGAGAAGAAGCTCCGCCCCCAGTCGCTCGACGAGTTCGTCGGGCAGCAGAAGATCAAAGACAACCTCCGCGTCTTCATCACCGCCGCCCTCCAGCGCGGCGAGTCGCTCGACCACGTGATGCTCTCCGGCCCGCCCGGCCTCGGGAAAACCACCTTGGCAGCGATCATCGCTGAGGAAATGGGCGCGGCTTTCAAGACGACGAGCGGCCCGGCCCTCGACAAGCCCGCGAGCATCGCCGGCATCCTCACGAACCTCGACGAGGGCGACGTCCTCTTCATCGACGAGATCCACCGGCTGAGCCCGATCATCGAGGAGTACCTCTACTCCGCGATGGAGGACTACGCCATCGACATCCTCATCGACTCCGGCCCGTCGGCGCGGAGCGTGCGGATCTCGCTCCCGCCGTTCACGCTTGTCGGCGCGACGACGCGGAAGGGGCTCCTCACCGCCCCGCTCCGCGCCCGCTTCGGGATCGACTTCCGCTACGACTACTACACGGCCGACCTCCTGCGGAAGATCATCCTCCGCTCGGCCGACATTGTGAACGTCGAGATCGAGGAGGACGGAGCGCACGAGATCGCCCGCCGCAGCCGGGGCACGCCGCGCATCGCGAACCGCCTGCTCCGCCGCGCCCGCGACTTCGCCGAGGTGGAAGGCGAGGGCCGGATCACGCGGGCGCTCGCCGACTACGCACTCAACGCGCTCGACGTGGACGAAGCCGGGCTCGACGAGATGGACAGCCGCATCCTCCTCTCCCTCATGGAGAAGTTCGAAGGCGGCCCCGTCGGCGTCTCGACCCTCGCCGTCGCCGTGAGCGAGGACCCGGGCACGATCGAAGAGGTCTACGAGCCGTACCTCATCCAGGAGGGGTTCATGGCCCGGACACCGCGCGGGCGCATCGCTACGCCGCGCGCCTACGACCACTTCGACATCCGCCCCCCGATGAAGCCCGGCGACCTCTTCCCTGAACGCTGACGGAGCGGAGTCCCAAAAACTGAAGCGCCCCGGCTCGTCTTGAGCCGGGGCGCTTTTTCGTTCGAGATGAAACGGCGCTCAGATCTTTTTGCGGAGGTTCTGGCGCGCCTCGCCGACTTTCTGCTTGGCCTTGCCTTTGGCCTCGTCGACTTGGCCTTCGGCGTGCGTCGACTTGTCGTCGGTGATGTCGCCCCAAGCCTGTTTCGCTTTGCCTTTGGCTTCGTCCATCATGCCTTCGCCCTTTTGCTGGGCGGGAGATTTCTTGTCTGCCATGAGAGGTCCTCGTGAGATGTGCGAGTGGGAAGGGAGCAGCCCCACGGAAGGGACTGTGCGTCGTATATGTCCCATCTTCCCCTTGGTCCCCGTCGCCGAACGAATTCACGATCGGCCGTCGCGGGATTCGAGGAAGTCCTTCCGCAGCGTCCGCGTGACGCGGTCGGCGGCGAACTCGGCGAGGCGGGCGAGGCCGCGCTCCATCTCCTCCACGGAGAGCCGGGCGAGCGCACGAGCCGTCACGACGTTCCCGGCCGCGGGGGGCAGCCCGAAGAGCGTGCTCGTGAGCACCTCGCGCTCGCTGAGCTTGTCCTTCCAGATCGTCTCGCGCGTCGCTCCGTCGAGCAGGACCACGTCGGCTTCGACGGCGAAGTAGGTGGCTCCCTCGTACGAGTCGGCGACGAGGCCGTAGTGGTAGACACGGATGTCGAGGACGAAGTCGGACGTGGCGGGGTCGCTGACCGGGCGGAGGTCGAGGGTGGGGGCGCTGCCGGCGAGCGCGCGCCGGGCGATGATGGCCGCTACATCGACGCGGGCCGAGGCCGAGTCGAGCCGGGCCTGCGCCTTGCGGGCCGCCTCCCACTTCTTCGTCGCCGTGCCGACGCGGACGGCCGAGCCGATGGGGTCGCGGAGGTCGACGAACGCCTCGCTCCACGGGCCGCTCGCCACACGCGGGCCGGGCGGGATCGCGGCGATGACGGCCACGCTCCGATCCGCGAAGTCGTAGCTGTGGAGCCGGTTCGAGGGCCCGCAGCCGGCGAGGACGGGGAGCACGGCGAGGGCAAGCGCGAGGGCGGCGAAAAGCCGTGGGGAGGGACGCATCGGTCGGAACCTGGAGTGGGGTCGGGTATTGTTGGGCAGGCGCGTTGTCGCTATCCTTTCAGCCGCACCGTGGTCGGCCCGGGTAACACCCCCGAAGCCAGCTCCCACAGGCTTGACTCTCCGTTCGCGGACCCGTACCCTACCCGGCGCACCGGCTCCCCTCACCTCCCATCTGCCCCGAACTCATGCCCTACGTCGTCGCTGAGCCCTGCATCAACTGCAAGTACACCGACTGCGTCGAGGTCTGCCCCGTGGACTGCTTCTACGAAGGGCCGAACTTCCTCGCCATCCACCCCGACGAGTGCATCGACTGCAACGCCTGCGTCCCGACGTGCCCCGTCGAAGCCATCTACGCCGACGACGAGCTGCCCGCGAAGTGGGAGCACTACACCGAGTGGAACGACTACCTCTCGAAGCAGTGGGCCGAGCTGGGCTACAACATCACCGAGAAGAAGGACGAACTCCCGACGGCCGCCGAGTTCTCGACGGAGCCGCAGCTCACCCAGAAGTCCGAGGAGGACATCCTCACGTGGGAAGGCTCGGCGTGACGCGTTACGATCCGTCGGCGTAGGCGGCCATCCAGTCCACCTCCAACTGGAAAGGGCCCGACACGCCGTCATAGACGAACAGCCCGACCGACCGGGCGCGGGCGGGGTCGAGCCGGCGCTCGGGCAGGGGCCGGCCGTGTGCGGAGGCGCGGAATGAGGTAAACGGCACGCGCGCCTCGTGCCAGCCCTCCCCCTCCACGACGGGCAGCGGCGCGCGGAACGCGACGGGGATGGAGCCGGCGCGCTCGCCCGTGTGCACCTCCACCTCGTACTGCCGCCCGTCCGCGCGGTAGCGCACCGCGAGCCCGTCCGCATCGCCGAGACCGAGGTCGGTCGGCCGTGTGCGGATCGACGAGAACCCGCCGCCGTTCGTGTTCGTGACGCCGCTGAAGACGAGGGTTTCGCCCGTGAACGCGGGGCTGCCTTCGGAGCGGCCGCCCATCACGCCGTCGTTGACGGTGATCCAGCGGTCAGCGGCGTCGGGGTCGGTGAAGTCGAAGAGGAGAGGCACGGGGGACGCGGGTTGAGCGACCGCCATGGCCGCGAGAAGCAGGACGCAGAACGGAGCGAAGCGAAGCATAGCGTTGGGTGACGAGTGGACGGCGTGCAACGGTGAGCGCTCGGGTTGGGTTCGGCTCGACGGGGCGTAGAGCGGTCAGCGTGGTGGTACCTTCCCGCTTTCGTCCTCTCCCGCTCCCGCCTCCTCCACATGCGCCTCCTGTTCGCCCTCTTGCTCGTCGCCCTCCTCTCCCTCGCCGCCTGCGACTCTGACGACGGCGGCGACGGTACTGCCGGGGCTTCCAGCACCGTCACCGTCGCGTACGAAGGCCGGCTCGAAGACGGCACCGTCTTCGACCAGAGCGAGCGCACCACGTTCTCCCTCACCCGCGTCATCCCCGGTTTCCGCGACGGCATCGTGGGCATGCGCGTCGGGGAGACGAAGACGTTCTCTGTCGCGCCGGAGGAGGCGTACGGCGAGGCAGGGGTGACGAACCCGAACACGGGCGAGGTCATCATCCCACCCAACGCCACGCTGATCTTCGAAGTCACCCTCCTCGGAGTCCAGTAGCCGGGCAGAGGCGACGGTTCCCCCTCGTCCGCCCCACTCGCTTTCCTCTTCACCTTCGCCCCCGGTCTCATGGCTCGCCCCTGGTCCACCTCCGACATCCCCGACCTCTCCGGCCGCACGGCCGTCGTCACCGGCGCGAACAGCGGGCTCGGCAAAGCGACCGCGCGTGAGCTGGCGCGTCACGGCGCACGCGTCGTGATGGCCTGCCGTAGCCGGGAGCGCGCCGACGAGGCCCGTGCTGACCTCCTCGCCGACGTGCCCGGCGCCGACCTCCCCATCGAGCTCCTCGACCTCGCGAGCCTCGACAGCGTCGCCGGCTTCGCCGAGCGCTTCACCGCCGAGCACGACCGGCTCGACCTGCTCTACTGCAACGCCGGCATCATGGCGATCCCGCGTGGCGAGACGGCCGACGGCTTCGAGATGCAGTTCGGCGTGAACGTGCTCGGGCACTTCGCGCTCATCGGCCGGCTGCTGCCGGTGCTGACGGCGACGGAGGGCAGCCGCGTCATCACGCTCAGCAGCATGGCCGCGTGGAGCGGGAAGATCCACTTCCACGACCTCGGCCTCGAACGCTCGTACGGCCGGTGGAAGGCGTACAACCAGAGCAAGCTCGCCGACCTCATGCTCGCCTTCGAACTCGACCGGCGCTTGCAGGACCGCGGCGCGACGACGAAGGCCCTCGCCGCCCACCCCGGCCTCTCGAACACCGACCTCCAGACGACGAGCGTGTCGAAGAACGGCTCGAAGGCGGAGGAGCTGTTCTACAGCCTCACGATGGACCGCATCGCCCAGACGCCGGATCAGGGGGCCGAGCCCCAACTCCGCGCCGGCACCGACCCGCTCGCGCGCGGCGGCGCGTTCTACGGGCCGAAGTACTTCCTGCGGGGCCACGCCGTCGAGATCAACCCGCCGCGGGCCGCGCTCGATGCGGCGGCCCGCGCCCGGCTGTGGGAAGCCTGCGAAACGCTCACCGGCGTTGCCTACCTCAGCGACTGAGCCGGCGGCGCACGCCTCGACCGCCTCGATCCGTGCTGGCGTTCTCTTCCTCTTCGGCACGGAGCCGATGAACCCTGACGAAGTTCCTCGGGTAGAGGCCTTCGGGTGGAGGCCTTCGGCCCATATGTGTTAGCTTATGGAATCCCACTCCAGACTCCGCGACCTCCTGCGATTCGGGTATCGGATTACTCCACTTCAGTCTCCGCCACCACGCCCGCCCGAATCGCAGGATGATTTCCCCCTCAACAGAAACTACCGCGCTCCTTTCGGCCGCCCGCAATGGAAGACCGCGTGCAGCCGACCTCCTGTTCGAGCGGGTGTACAACGAGCTGCGGCGGCTCGCCCAGAAGCGCATCGCGGCCGACTCACCCATGGTGACGATCTCCGCCACCGAGCTCGTGCACGAGGCCTACCTCAAGCTCGTTGACGGAAAGGATTGGGAGGACCGGGCGCACTTCATGACGATCGCGGCCCGAGCCATGCGTCAGATCCTGACCGACCGCGCGCGGGCGCGGAGCGCGCACAAGCGGGGGGGCAGCGCGCGTGCGATCACGCTTCAGGACGATCTCGTCGGCACCGCCGGGGACGTCCATGAGCAGATCCTGAATGTGGATGCCGCACTCGACCGCCTAGCGGGGCGGAGTGAGGACCTGGCCCGGCTCGTCGAACTCCGCTTCTTCGGCGGCCTCGGCGTCGGCGAGGCCGCCGAAGTGCTGGGGGTCTCGCCCCGGACGGCCGCCCGTCAGTGGGCCCGCGCCAAGGCGCACCTCCGCGCTGAACTCGCTTAGCTGAACTCGCTCAACAGCCCCACCTCCCTCAGCCCTGTGCCCCCATCCCTCGACTGGAGCGCGCTCGATACAGCGCTCGACCGTGCTCTCGATCTTGAGGGGGAGGAGCGCGCCGCCTTCCTGGCCTCGCTCGACGCGGCCACGCGCGTCGCCCTGGAGCCGCTCCTCCGTGACGCCCTCGCTGACGACCCGCTCCTCGACCACCCCGATTCCGTCCTGAACATGCTGGCGGACGACGAGGCCGATACGTCGTTGGAGGAGGGCGAGCGCGTCGGGCCGTACCTGCTCACGGGCCTCGTCGGCGAGGGCGGCATGGGCCGCGTCTTCCGCGCCCACCGAGCCGACGGGGTGTTCGACCAGACCGTCGCGGTCAAGGTGGTACGCGCATCGCTTACGCTCGCCGGGACCGACGTGGCGGCCCGGCTCCGCCGCGAACGCGCCGTCCTCGCCACGCTCGACCATCCGGGCATCGCCCGCCTCCTCGACGGGGGCCAGACGGACGACGGCGTGCCCTACCTCGTCACCGAGTTCGTCGACGGCGCGCCCATCACGACGTGGGCCGCCGAGCGCGCGCTCGACGTGAAGGCCTGCGTCCGGCTGCTGATCGAGGTGGCCCGGGCCATCGACCACGCCCACCGGCGCTTCGTCGTCCACCGCGACCTCAAGCCCTCGAACGTGCTCGTGACCGAGCGCGACGGCACGCCCCGCCCGGTCGTGCTCGACTTCGGGATTGCCAAGCTGCTCGCCGAGGCTGAGGACGAGGACGCCCACGGATTCCCGCTTACCCGGACCGGGATGCGCTTGATGACGCCCGCCTACGCTGCGCCCGAGCTCTTCGAGCCGGCCGCCACGGTGACTACGGCGGCCGACGTGTACGGCCTCGGCGCGCTGCTCTACGAGTTGCTTTCGGGCCGCCGCCCCCACGACGACGCGGGAACCTCGGGCCCGCCGACGACGGAGGCGACCCGGCCTTCGAAGGCGGTCCTGCTGCCGGCGACCACGACGGGGCTCGACACGTCGCACCGCGCGCGGGCGCTTCAGGGCGATCTCGACACGATCTGCCTGAAGGCGCTCCACCGCGACCCGACGCGGCGCTACGCCTCAGCCTCAGCCCTCGCCGACGACCTGACCCGCTTCCTCGATGGACGGCCCGTCGAGGCGCGGCCGGATTCGGTGTGGTACGTGGCCGGGCGATTTGCGCGGCGGCACCGGGCCACGGTGCTGGCCGCGACCGTGGCGCTGTTCGCGCTCGTAAGCGGGCTCGGTTTTTCGCTCGTCGCGCTGGGCAGTGAACGGGAAGCCCGGGCCGAGGCCGAGGCCTCGGCCGCTCGCGCCGATGCGGCGGCTCAGCTCCTGGGCGGTTTCTTCGCCGCCGCCGATCCCGAGCCGCTACGGGGGCGCCCCTTGACCGCCCGCGAGGCGCTCGATCAGGGCGTCGCCCGCGTTGGCGAGGTGGAGTCCGATGTGCTCCGGGCCTACCTCCTCCGCATCCTCGGCGAGACCTACGTCCAGATCGGCGACCCCGTCCTGGCCGACTCCCTCCTCCAGGCATCGCTCGGGCTCCAAGGCGAGCGGGCAACCGGCGAAGAGGTCACACACACCCGCCTCCTGCTCGCCGCCACCCGCGACGCCCTCGACGATCCCGAGACGGCCCTCGCCTTGGGAGAGCGTGTAGTGCAGGATCACCAGAACGACCCCGACCCCGACCTCGCAGCCTGGGGGCTGTGGGTCGTCGCCCGGGCCCGCATACGCCTCGGCCAGTTCGACCTGGCCCTGCAGACGGCCGAGCGCGCCGAACGGCAGACGCGCCGTGGAGCGAAGGCGGAGCGCCGGGCTTCCATACTCCGGCTCCTCGGCGAGACGTATACGGAGGCTGGGCGTCCCCAAGAGGCCCTCCCTATCCTCGAGAAAGCCTTCGCGTTGTCTAGGGACGAGCACGGGCTTGAGAGTGTCCCCACGGCAAGTGCCCGTCTGCTCCTCGCGAAGGCGAAGATGGGCGTCGGGGCCTTCCGGGAGGCCGAAGCCCTGCTCCGGGAGAGCCAGGCGTACCAGGTTCGAG contains:
- a CDS encoding FKBP-type peptidyl-prolyl cis-trans isomerase codes for the protein MRLLFALLLVALLSLAACDSDDGGDGTAGASSTVTVAYEGRLEDGTVFDQSERTTFSLTRVIPGFRDGIVGMRVGETKTFSVAPEEAYGEAGVTNPNTGEVIIPPNATLIFEVTLLGVQ
- a CDS encoding ECF-type sigma factor, which codes for MISPSTETTALLSAARNGRPRAADLLFERVYNELRRLAQKRIAADSPMVTISATELVHEAYLKLVDGKDWEDRAHFMTIAARAMRQILTDRARARSAHKRGGSARAITLQDDLVGTAGDVHEQILNVDAALDRLAGRSEDLARLVELRFFGGLGVGEAAEVLGVSPRTAARQWARAKAHLRAELA
- a CDS encoding serine/threonine-protein kinase, which translates into the protein MPPSLDWSALDTALDRALDLEGEERAAFLASLDAATRVALEPLLRDALADDPLLDHPDSVLNMLADDEADTSLEEGERVGPYLLTGLVGEGGMGRVFRAHRADGVFDQTVAVKVVRASLTLAGTDVAARLRRERAVLATLDHPGIARLLDGGQTDDGVPYLVTEFVDGAPITTWAAERALDVKACVRLLIEVARAIDHAHRRFVVHRDLKPSNVLVTERDGTPRPVVLDFGIAKLLAEAEDEDAHGFPLTRTGMRLMTPAYAAPELFEPAATVTTAADVYGLGALLYELLSGRRPHDDAGTSGPPTTEATRPSKAVLLPATTTGLDTSHRARALQGDLDTICLKALHRDPTRRYASASALADDLTRFLDGRPVEARPDSVWYVAGRFARRHRATVLAATVALFALVSGLGFSLVALGSEREARAEAEASAARADAAAQLLGGFFAAADPEPLRGRPLTAREALDQGVARVGEVESDVLRAYLLRILGETYVQIGDPVLADSLLQASLGLQGERATGEEVTHTRLLLAATRDALDDPETALALGERVVQDHQNDPDPDLAAWGLWVVARARIRLGQFDLALQTAERAERQTRRGAKAERRASILRLLGETYTEAGRPQEALPILEKAFALSRDEHGLESVPTASARLLLAKAKMGVGAFREAEALLRESQAYQVRVFGSETVGYVLANIAEARFGAGDYWGAAAVLDSAVTMMEPRLPPNHRDIGGWLTRQATALHRVGAYREAEGAARRAVRIAEAQTGHPVELGESLRQLGLALSEQGRSSEAGPVLRRALAAFESPEAQAALDAEEVEAVRTALAALTEE
- the ruvB gene encoding Holliday junction branch migration DNA helicase RuvB, giving the protein MKDRSVVSAQPARAEEDFEKKLRPQSLDEFVGQQKIKDNLRVFITAALQRGESLDHVMLSGPPGLGKTTLAAIIAEEMGAAFKTTSGPALDKPASIAGILTNLDEGDVLFIDEIHRLSPIIEEYLYSAMEDYAIDILIDSGPSARSVRISLPPFTLVGATTRKGLLTAPLRARFGIDFRYDYYTADLLRKIILRSADIVNVEIEEDGAHEIARRSRGTPRIANRLLRRARDFAEVEGEGRITRALADYALNALDVDEAGLDEMDSRILLSLMEKFEGGPVGVSTLAVAVSEDPGTIEEVYEPYLIQEGFMARTPRGRIATPRAYDHFDIRPPMKPGDLFPER
- a CDS encoding CIA30 family protein, which encodes MPLLFDFTDPDAADRWITVNDGVMGGRSEGSPAFTGETLVFSGVTNTNGGGFSSIRTRPTDLGLGDADGLAVRYRADGRQYEVEVHTGERAGSIPVAFRAPLPVVEGEGWHEARVPFTSFRASAHGRPLPERRLDPARARSVGLFVYDGVSGPFQLEVDWMAAYADGS
- the fdxA gene encoding ferredoxin FdxA codes for the protein MPYVVAEPCINCKYTDCVEVCPVDCFYEGPNFLAIHPDECIDCNACVPTCPVEAIYADDELPAKWEHYTEWNDYLSKQWAELGYNITEKKDELPTAAEFSTEPQLTQKSEEDILTWEGSA
- a CDS encoding CsbD family protein yields the protein MADKKSPAQQKGEGMMDEAKGKAKQAWGDITDDKSTHAEGQVDEAKGKAKQKVGEARQNLRKKI
- a CDS encoding oxidoreductase, whose translation is MARPWSTSDIPDLSGRTAVVTGANSGLGKATARELARHGARVVMACRSRERADEARADLLADVPGADLPIELLDLASLDSVAGFAERFTAEHDRLDLLYCNAGIMAIPRGETADGFEMQFGVNVLGHFALIGRLLPVLTATEGSRVITLSSMAAWSGKIHFHDLGLERSYGRWKAYNQSKLADLMLAFELDRRLQDRGATTKALAAHPGLSNTDLQTTSVSKNGSKAEELFYSLTMDRIAQTPDQGAEPQLRAGTDPLARGGAFYGPKYFLRGHAVEINPPRAALDAAARARLWEACETLTGVAYLSD